AGCTGCTGTCTATAGCTTGTCCTTCGTCCACATTCGGCCTCGTATAAATTTGTTCTCGTCGTCTTATGTTTGTGAAGTTATGTATCAACTCGCTCAACAACGCGAATTGTCAATATATAGCTCCTCGTAAAGCTGCTTCTTAAACAAACGCTCACAGAGCCCGCTTTCCAATTTCCTTCCCTTTTGCAGACACCATTCCGTGATGCGCATCACATTGCCGGTAAACTGGTAGCCCTTGCCGAACAGAAGAATCTTCCCATGACTAGTCTCACCTGTTCCGATGCGAAGTCTGTGTCGTAAGTATAGTGCCATAACATCACCGTGTTGATAATAAAACAATATTGGATTCGTAAGTATAGTCGGTATAGCTGGCAGATCGCATGCTGGTGCAGCTAATTTGTGTTGGCGAAACGCCAACTGCGTTATTGGGCCTTAGGAGCAAATACAAGCGGAAATATAAAGCCTGCGCATATTGGGGGGTTTGACGTCTATACTGATTTGGGTGTATTATTGCCTATTAGGTGTATTATTGATTTAGGTGCCTAAAACACTGGCGTCGTCGACGCTATGCTAAACGGAGCAGTGTGAACTATATGAACGGGATTCGCTGGGTTCCTGTGCTACGCACTTCCTCGAGTGTTACAGTAGTGGCACTGCCATACAGTTTTTTTCCTCAGCTATGCTCTAGCTGAGACCTCTAAATATTATGACGTCAGAGATGGCTATCAAGGGAGCTTCAAGAAGGGGGCGCCACCTGTTTGCATTTTTTAGTGCATTGTCTGGCTTACCAGGGCGCTTTCCATGGTATCAATGACATTCTCGGTTGTCGAAAAAGGGTACTTTAATAATACGTGCTTGAATCATCGAGAGAATGGCAGTTAATTCTCTGCGAGAGTCGGGAACCAAGAGCACAGAGTGCTTCCACACTTAATTTGATTTCTGAGAAGAATGACCCGAGTGAATGTTACAGGCCTACAAAAGCACTTACTGCGCAAAGTTGGTTGACGACAAATATCAGCAGTAATTAAATGAAGTATCTTACGACCGAAGCACTTCACCCCGATGTGGCTCCGAAACCGCCACTAAAATTTCGTGTAGTTTTCTCTTTGGTGTGAACCAGCATGCCCGACACAATAATTGTACGTCAACTACGTTTCCTCTGAATCGGCCTAAAATTACCGTAAAGGGCAGCTTTTGCAAGGTTTACCTGCAGTGGCGGTGTATGCATGTGACAGTCGTGCACTTCACTGGACTTTGCAGGGAACTCTTTGAAGACGATTTGGCCGAGCTGTGGAACTATGAACACTCTGTGGAACAATACAAGGGGACCGGTGGAACCGCAAAGGAGAGCGTCGTGGCACAGATCGCTTCTCTGCGGCAGTGGCTGACCGAAGCAAACGAGCAGCGCTAGACTATAAAGCGACGTCAAAACCACGCTAGCTTGGAGTAATGAAAAGAAAGGCAGAATGGATAGTCACGTGATGACATCGAAGCCCACTCTCCccctttcactcttttttttcactctgtgcaaaaaaatagaaaaaaggaaCCAAGGCTTAGCATCTCGAAGGACAGTTGGAATTCCACCATGGACACGTCGTGTAAAGCAAGCGACGCGCCGGATACCCGGGGTATAGAGCACATGCTTTTCATGTGTGCTTTTGCAGCTTCCTTTGCATTGAGGAATGAAGTTACGAGAGAGTGTAAGAGTATTGTGATTGAAAggaaaacataaataaaaataaaagagtaTCAGCCAAACACGTGATCACTACGCTAGAGCTCAGTCGAAGCGGTAAGGAATGGCACCATTTTTTCATGGCGTTTCACTCGTCTGAAATCAGTTGATGTTTCATATCCGCTGGCTCATTCTCTTTGAACGATCCCGCGAGCGATGTATACCTCATAGATTGATTTTAACTAGCAGACATTGCCTGTGGCGTCGGCAAAACGTCACGGAAGGTGCCAAAGTAGTCAATGTAATCGTATAAGTAGTTGCATAGCAATCATCGTAGTAGTAGCATAATTTTACTAGCAAGCTCGTCACTTACTTGCACGAATAGTTGAGGATGTACAGAAACACTCACACCCTTTTAATAAAGTAGAAGTGCACTACACCTTTCAGTTTGCGATCAATGCATTCGAAAGGACCATGCAAGTTGTCCTGGTAGAAGGATGTGTTGttgaacgaaaaaagaaagaaacattaaAGCAGCTTTACACTTGTGGTGCCAAGCCTCGACAACAGCAGAGCTGGGCGACCTATCCacgtttcttgtatttttttttctttctcttttagcTTTCTTGTCTCCGTTTCTTTCTATTTCATTCGTTTCTTCTTTATTTTCCTCTATATTCCTTCCCTTTCCTCTATATTTCTTGCCTACTTTTTGTTCTTCTTTCTGCCTAGCTCTCTGATCTTTCTTTTTATTACTTCTTTgtgtcaatcaatcagtcagtcaagaactttattaaaAGGTCCTGAAGAGCTTAAGCCACCAGGGCGTTCACAGAGGCCATCCTAGCAGCCACTACTGTAGGAGATTCCAGAGTCAGGGCAGGAACGTGGTGGAATTCCGCCAGTTCTTAAGCCCATTGGActgcctttggttgggtgttggagcttggggctcctgagtgcctcttTCCAGTTGGATTCACTGGTGAAAGATACCCGAGGTAACGCGgaacattgccagagcatgtgctcgagtgaacagtacacttctgtgtaGTCCGGACATTGTGGATTTATGCCCCCATTGTAACGGCCGAGTTGGCcacgtgatgggtacgatcttgTTTGTAAGTGAAAGGCTACCTCTTGCGGGCGATCGAGCTTTGCATGTGGTAAAGCATATTGGCTTCTGTCGTTTCAGTAGTGAGAGGCAATTTCGTGGAAGGTGATTAAAAGGTCCATTGGAGCTTTCACTCCAATAAATGACACAGACACAGAGAGGTGCGTGGACGTCgccattttcttttcttcaataAATTACTCCACATCACGATCAACAAAATATATACGCTTATGTTTGTATATATTATAATATGGCATGTAAAATGGGTGCCAATCTGTTTAgctgcagacaaaaaaaaagttctctcAGCAAGCTGCGCTGTACACCACCAGCCTCCTGTTGACCGATTCCCATCTTCTCCGTGCACCAAATAAATCAGTTTTGCTATCTGAATAATAGTTAAATACATGCACTTGTATAAAAATAACTGCAAAACTGATCCAAAGCTGGTGAGTTCATGTTTAAAAAATATACTCCCACTCAACACAACAAAATATACCAAAAATTACACCGACATTTCGCCACCTATGCGAGTGGCATCCTCAGTATGCACTGGCATACTGACGAGGATGCCACCTGCATACTTGATGACACATCTGTGTAGTTTTTGTTACACTTTGTTGTGTTAAGTCGGAGTGAATTTTTTAATGAAGAGTAATTGAAAAAGGTTACCAATGGGCTCTCATTAAAACAATGCAGCATTTACACAATGTGTTAACTATCTGCATTGGTGATTAGAGTAGATACTTTACTTTATTTTACATATGGAGTCTTTGCAGAAGGCACTAAAATACTAACAACATCAAATGCAACAGTGAACACCGAGCACTACTACAAGAAAACAAACTTAAGGTTCCTCAGAATTCATCCTGAATTACACAGGTAAGAAAACATGGCATACAGCAGCATAAATATTGACACCTGCATTCAACTGTCATATGTTAAAGAAGAGTCTCGTTCTTTGGATTCGCCACCATTTTACATTGCTTGATGAATCTGCAATGCTCTCAACATTGTCTACCATTCAGGAGGACGCTGTCATAAGAGTGAAATGTTACAAAAATCAAGGACGAAAAATGTTGCACACACGAGTCAATAATTCCAAAGTGTACGTACTTGACCGACACACTCGTTTTCTATGACTTACAGGCGGCGCTGCACTAGAGCTCGGGGTTTGAGTAACTACAAATTTATGCTTTGAAAAAGACCGAATTACTGTACTAAAACACTGACATCACTGTCCTATAATTTCTCACTAGCATATACATACAAAAGAACTAATTTGCAACAGAGCATGACCATGTATTTGAAGAGCTTACagtgcagtacaaaataaataaagtgtTTATGAGTTATAACCACAGTCTGATTGCTATAAAAGCAAGCAGTATGATGTTACGTCCAGCAACGTCAGGGTGTCAGCAATATGTTTTTATGTAATATGGTTCCCAGAATGGGCAGTTTTATTTTGACTGTCGAAAAGCTTTACTGGGGAGATTTCGCTGTTTTGAGAAAGAATGGAACAGGATGACGACTGCATATTGTTGGTCCCAGAGGTCAAACAGTGCAGCCAGGGAGAAACACTTAGCAGGCTATTCAAGAGCTATTACATAAAAGAGTTTGGGCCGAAGAATAAACACTTCTGACCAAATTTGGGCACTAAATGTGGACAAAATAAAGCATTTGGAACACAGCCAGCAGATAAGCTTATAATAATGAGCTTGCTAGATCATAATAAGAAAAGAGAACACAGGGGCACTGCTCGAATAACACCTAATTGGGGGAAAAAAAGATGAGCAGACAGTCAATTGTGCGCATGATTGCAAGTGCAGTAATGTTCAGTAAAGTCAAATTTCAAGAAACAACAGCTCCTTAGATGCTGCTATCATCGTTACACTATGAACACTGTGCAGAGAGTACCCTGGCGACAAATGCAGTGCTGAGAGTGCGACAGCTGCAGAAACCCGCAATTGATTGCGTGTTTGTGTTCTATAGTTCACGGCTCCTCATCAAATATCAACAAGTGTTGTGCACAACACAGCATTACTGGCACATTCGAAAGGAAGAAGCGAATGAAGCAATCAGCCCTGTGCTGGCGTACATTAGAGCAATGTCAACACTCAGTGTTGCGCCTGTTCTATGAAGTTGTTATCCATGTTGCATAAAGTCTGGCTGGCTAGGGGTCCGACTGCTTAGAACCGTGCTCACATACTTCAATCGTACCACGGCCATTGATTGATAAATATCCCAACAGTACTGGCAACATGAAAATGTGGCGCACACACTAAGTAAATATTGTTGCTCGCACTGCAAGACATACTTGAAGAGATGTTCTAAGGTCAACAAAAGCAGATATTAAAGACAGTCTCATTTTTCTATGTCAGTGCTGACAACACCAGGATCATCACGCAGAAAACAGCACAGTGCGTGATCAGGTAGTGCGTGACTTAATTAGAGTGTGAAAATGTTAGTGTGAGATTGCCATGACGGCTCTTCTCAAATCTATGTTGCGCTGTGATTTATGAAAAATGTTTTGAAGCACCGCGCAACAGATGAGCTTCCAGTCATTAAATAGAGCAGCATAAAACTAAGGCTGAAGTGTTGCTTACTTTTGCTTATCAGAGCATAAAACATTACAACATTGCTTGAAGATACTAGTGCCCCTTTGAGGACAAGTTCAAGCTTTCATTATTTTAGAACTGTGAATGCCTATAAAGCAGTGGGCCTCCATCACAGGAATGGTTGATCTGCAATGCTATATGGCAATAATCCAATCCCGAAGTGTTGGGCTCTCTAGGAGAACCCCACTTCCAGCCAGACTTTCAGCGCCATGGAGGACAATACATGGAGAGCACAGCTGTATTGTCAAAGTCACACGATACTTTTAGGAAGTGTTGGCACACACGATATGTGGATTGGCGGAACaaaggcacttgcttgtgtccGTAACTGGAAACAGATACTTTTTCGCACtttgagaatgaaaaaaaaaatacagagaaatACAAGTACTTGAGACTCCATCTCCTAATATCTTACGTCTTCACTTTTGTAGACAAAGATCGTCCGACCCCACctctaataaaaagaaaaaagaaacaaacgattCACTTCTTCCTCTGAACAGGTGGCGTTGATATCTCTGGATGCATTTACAGATGCAGTGAATAGCATAGAGAGGCTGCAAACTTGCATCTGAATAGGCCATTTCACAGAAGGTAAAAGATGCTAGCCTGTAGCAAGTGTTTTTCACATATGCCACCCGGAAAAATCAGCTATACTATTACCTACGGTTTAACAAGTAGTTAGCAATAACCAAGTTAGCTCTTGCAGAAAAAGTGAATTGTAGCAGCCCACATACAAAAGAAAAGTTTTTTGAAAAAATGCAATCTAACGACATCAAATATCTAAATATGTGCACTGAAGCACCGGTAAAgtggtgaaaataaacaaaaagagtGTGCAACAACATCTACACAACAGTTTTGCACATGACGAAAAATTGTAAAACTTTGCACAAGCACGCACTTGAGAACAAATACTACACCTCAATGCTTTCAGGTGTAACAAGATCTACACCGTCCTTTGCAAACTACTAGAAATTCTGTACTTTGAATGTACACAGCTTCTCTATGCAGCATCTCTCCTTATAGCTAAACCACATTTAGCTGAAATGTCCCGCTCAAACACTGAGGTACATCGTATTCAGCCTACGTTCACTCAGTAGATTGGTAGAGCTATAAACAACATCCACTTCAGGCATCTTTAAaaacacatttttttgttttcatgtaaCATTCTAAGCACTTCAGTAACCGTACCATAGGCATACTTAGTATGCATCTCGAAACAGCCCGAGCGGTTCAAAACACCCAGGCAGCAGCACAGCCACAAGTACAAACACAATGTGCTAAATCTAAGCACCACTTCAGACATCCTAGTTCCATGTTTTATCTTTatgctttcactttttttttctagctttcattgaaattttttttgtaaacaacACTTCACACAACGGTTCCATTCACCAGCATTAACTTTTACCCAGAAGCTAGTACTGCTTTTCAGAAAAAGAGCAtgtacaagacaaaaaaaaagggggctcaCACCCTGATATAATACACCCAACCATCCGCGCAAATTTTCGTACAACCACAGTCCAAGCTGCACACAATAATTTTTCGCCAGTTGGCCCACCACCATTTCCAAGAGGTCTGGCACATTTGCCAGAAAACATCAAAATCAAGTCTTACAGCTTCTGAAAGCAATGGACAATGCCTTCATCCAGAAGATAGAAAAAGAAACAATATTTTGCATTCATCATTCTTGAACAATAGCAAAGGCCAATAGATGATGACATCCTGCCTTTCTACGCACATATTTATATACATGCATAAACACTACACACTACTTCATCTCGCCTTCGGTGTATAAAAAACTTGTGCACATCTCTTTCTAAAAGTGCGCATCACGTTCCCAAACATCTTTGGAGTGAGCAAGGAAATGCAGaggggtgacaaaaaaaaaatgaaaagagcaTCTTTccttaaaaaacaagaagaaaaaagaacatgaGTGTCAAGAACTGTCATCAGGCCAAGAACAGAGTTACCAACAACGTGGCAGGAAGGTACATAGGAAATCACAGTCTTTGCGAAAGGAACATGTTTGAGCCTATTTTCATACTGAAACATGAGCAGAAAAAAAGAGCTCAGGGACATAAGCCCAGCAAAATGGAATGATGTCGCTTTATCCAATATGACCGCAAAAGGTCATTATTGGCTCAATAATGTCAGCGTTTCATACCTGAACAAAACGTACGTTCACACGTAACTTCCTTCTAGGGCGTAATGACAATCAGAATTTGTGCCTACATTGGGACACATGACAACACTGCCCAGGAGAATGGAGTGTTTGTTGTAtatgcccatagagaatgccctGTCCACAGCTACAAGTGTGTCAATAAAAGGCAAAGACTCCTGAGCGAAGATAGAACTGATAAcgttgataaaaaaaaaggaaacaatggTTCAGCAAACAGCATAAAAAAACCAGCACATAAGGAAAGCGAAGAGGAATAACAAAGAAATACTAACGGGCTCGGACAAGCACACCAATAGGACAGCTGCACTGTATCATGCATACCTTTTGATTTACACCACTATTTACATAGTAAGGCTCTATCACACGTGTTTGGAGAGATGCTTGATTCGGGTCATAAGCTCTGACTTTCCGCTGAGACAGAAATGCGCTGTGAAACCGTGTGTGATGGCACAATTATAGCATAGCGATTTTCAAGAAGGAAGAAATTAGACTTATTTTCTTGTTGACTCAATAGACACAACCACCCTTTGTTTGCCAGTGGTTTCTTAAATAATGAGTGTCAACTGCTGTGCAGACAGACTGCAAGGCAATTACAGAGTGCTTAAACGCCTCCAATTCATTGCTATTTAAAACTGTAAATATGAAGTGGTTTGGCATAAAAGTGTAGCCTAAGCTATCAAAAAATCATTTTTTGTACAGAAGAATGCAAATGAACAGCTGTACTAATATTAACTTGATCGGGCGTATGCCAGACTGACTCCTTTCAGTTAATTAGATTGTGATAACACAGCTGAAAGGCCAATTTTCAAGATTAGTTGCCTTGACATTAAtgcgtgaaaaaaatttcataTGATGAAGAGAGGTACTTTATATAAGCCAGTATCGCTTTTTTCATGTTTGCACAACTGGGCTTGAAGTATGTGTTCAGATATTTCCTGTACAATAAGCTTTCTACAAAACTCTCAGTTATATGCGTAAAACAGCTTTTTTTGTTATTGACTTCAAAAATAATAGTCTGACGAGAAAACTTACAAGTCAGTTTGCATTAAATTTAATGCTTACACCGTGCACAGTGCATTACTATATAGTTACAAGCTGCAATGCTATAAATGTGACGAATGATAAAACCAAAGTACTGGTACCAATTTTCGGTATGAATATAAAGCTTCTAAGTTTTCAAAAATGTGCAAGCTGCACAGCAATTAATGTGCAAAATAACTAAAAAATGAGATTCTCCAGATTAGTAAATGTATTATAAGAGACAGTAAGATACACAAACTTTTGAGGTTTGCGATTTAAATGCACCTTTTCATGAGCAAAAAGAAATTTTAATGAATGATGTGTGCTCAGATCGAGATATGCACATTGTGGAACTCTTTTCATTGTGGACATGATCCAACTGTGTTCAGCAAATGGGTAATGCAGTCACAAAGCTGAAAAGCTTCGCACCAGATCCTAGCACTGTTTCAGTTACACCATTACCACAGTGTGAGGGTGATGACACAGCATCCGAACATTGCCTTCAGCATCGTGTCTACATTTTCGACAAATGACTGACACAGTTCGAAGCTGCTCAAGAAAACTgaagcaaaaacaaagcaagattGGCCAGCTATATGTGTCACAGATCAAAGATGATGTAGCTGCTTTTAAACAAAGCAGACAAGCTAGTAGAGTAACCCTTGCAGCACCAAATGTAGATGCATCGCTGATGCAACATTCAGAAAGTTGCTTCAATGTTGTGGCAACATTGCATGTTGCTAGGGAACCAATCTGTATTTGTTTCCTTCTTTCCAAGTTTAAAAAGTTAAACTGTACTTTGTAAATGAAGAATTACAATACACAGCATGAAGCTGGTTTACACTCATGTTCAAGTGTAATCTGTTAAACAAGTTACTACAAAGCAACAGCTTGTCTAATGACACCATGTGAATTCAGTTGGATATATTCAAGATCCATTAAAGAACAAATTAATGCATGCAAACGGGCTAAAGACATTCAAAAGATCTCACACAATGCGCATTTTTCTCATCCCGAGACCCATTTGACAGACCTGTCTGCAAAGCAAGCTTGGAAAAGCTTAAACTCATGTTTATATCcaatattaaaaaaacaacaagCTTATGAGGTAATATTTGAGAAAAAAGCTGCTATGAAAGAACACCTGACTTCTTGTACATTCGACCATTTGGCATAAAGTAAAGCTGCCAGCCAGACGCGACTTGCACTAAAGTGACTGGAGAAGGTGGCTGCGTGCTCAGAGTcttttcgtctttctttttttttacaaaaatgaCGGGACTGTCGTTTTCCAAGACAGAAACGCTCACGGGAGTCACACAGTTTCAAGTCTTTTAAAGTCACGCACAAGTTTCTTTTCCTAAGGTGTGGGTGTCCTAATAAAAGCGTCTTCTTCAACCTTGCGTCTAATGGCACCACGACGAATAGCATCGCGATGCTGAGCCAGCTCCAGCTCTCGAGCGCGCCATTCGGCTGTCTCGCGCTTGATCTGAAGCGTGTTATTGAGCACGAATGAGTCGGGTCGACCGTAGTTTGGAGGGTTGGCCATCGGGTCGTAGCCCAACTCGGACAGCATGGGTGCCACTTTGGCCATGTCGCGCACAACATCTTCGGGAATCTGGCCGACCCACTTGCTCAGCGCCTCCAAGTTGATTGGCTTGATCACCTGGTCCGTGGAACGCTCGAGCCTGCACAGGAGAAAATCATCAGTAGCAAGCATTACAACATGGTGGACAGGTCTGTGGTAGTCACTACAAGTTCTCAAAGACCCGAATTAATGTTAGTCAGCATGATTCCTGTCTGTCAACAACAGCCTACAAGCTCCAGCTAGTTGGTACATcaccgaaagaaagaaaaagcaaaatgcATAATATATTTTCTATATTTTCACCTCTCTTTACTTTTACACTTTTCTCGAGCTCAGTAGAGTGTGTGATGACTGTGGAATGTTTTTGTTGAGCATGAACGAAAGCATTGATTGCCAACTATATTATACTATAACCGAAAGAAAGTTATCACAGAAAGTTAAAAGCGCTCAGTTAATTTATTCAAAGCCTGCTCACATGTATTTTCACAAGGTTTCAGTTTTATTGGTGAACATCTAATGTAAACGGCTCATGTCAATCCCTTGAACTGAATAGATACGCGATGCTATAGGCAAGGTCAGGATGAATATAGCTCATCCACAATACAGTGTGTTATTAGAGCAGTTTTCAGTGCTAGTCGGAAACTTAACAagctgcacaaagaaaaaaaaaagagtgcatgACTCCAAGAGTTTCGCTGCTAATAATAATGCTGGACACACTGTTGCATACATTATTGGCAAAAATTAATTAACTcctgagcaagaaaaaaaaggcacagaAATGAGTGGTTAGTTGATGCAGCGCAAAATGTACTGTGAAGGTTATTTACAAATAATTAACAAGAATTAAGAAGGCAGTAAGAAATGGCATGCACAGTTACTTCACAACTAATTTTTTAGAGTGACAAACACATTCTCAATACTCAATTTTATTGCTAGTCAAAATACACAGCAGTAGGACATCTTAGGAACTTAAGACCTTGAAAAATTAAGCATTATGAAACGAATCGCTTAGCTATGTGGTAGAAACAATATTCATAGGAACTCACAGATATTTTCATTAGTATTGTGTCTAACAATAAAAATGAGCTCTTCAATATTAAGTTCTTCCTTTATGTGGCACCTGCTTCATGAAAATCTTTTATTTCTGTTATTTGCGTGCCTGGGTGTGTATCTGCACATTCTCGGCAATGTCGTGTGTTGCCAGTGTGTTGCCAGATAAGAATGAAAGCTCACCTCTGGATTTGTATCTGCACATACTCGGTGATGTCGTGTGTTGCCAGATAAGAATGAAAGCTTACCTCTGGCTTTGTACAACCTGTGTGGCATCGCAGAACTGAACAATACCTCTCCTTGGAAATTGAAACGGTTTTAACCACTACAGTGCACAGAATGACAATATAGGAACAGCAGGCCTCTACACTTCTGTACACCACACGGGCGACCTATACGCAGTAATGCAGCGATGATACTGCCACCTATAGCTGAATATCACAGCCAATAGTAATAGTAGACACGATCAAAATAAATGACACCACGGTGACTAGTGCGAGAACTTCAAAGTGGCATCGCCAcctacattttcttttttgtgcatgTTCACTTATCAAGCACCTTCTTGCAGTAAGCAGGGCGTTTTTCCTATTATGTAAGAGTAATCTAAAAATACAAGAAGAAAGGTTTTCCCTTTAGTGTTCTTTAATTAGGAGGTTTAATGACTGGCATTTGGTTCTGAATATTGCATAAATTAATTTCTTAATTCTGATTCAAACAATTACTCGTCTATTTATGTTACTCTTGCAAAGCACAGCTACACAAAATCGGCTTCCATGTGGCTACTCTTGTGACCCCATCCTTGTTTCCACAGGGAAATGACAAAACTACGCCTCTGTGTTCTGTTTCTGTGATGTAGTGTGAGGAACAAAGTACTATCAAATGGAGCAGCTTCATCAGGAATAACTTACTTGGAGAGTGATATGCCCGACTGGTTGATGATCTGCTCGTGGTGCAACACAGAATCATTCCACGGCACGTCAAGGAAAGCAAGAATGCGCTGCAGCCAGGGCTTGGGGTGCAACACCAGCTGTTCATAGTACACGGGCATGCATATGCTGGGCCCCAGCTGCTGGCACTGGTTGTACATGGAATACATAGCGGCGTTCCAGCGCTTCAGACACTGCCGGTAGTCGGACAGGTCATAGCCTGTGATCGTCACCTGCACCCATGAGGAAGGCGAGTGCATAAGCAATATTCATGTCACAGCAAGATGATTAGAGCCTGTGGCGTACAGGACATAGTATGGTGAATCAAATATGATGCTGATTTCAATCTATCCAATTATGCTGAATTCTTAACAAGTTCATATTCAGATCTTTGAGAAGTCTGTTGCTGTTTCCGTGGGAAAGTCTTCGACCCTGCCATGCTTCTCCATATTAGTGTTTGCTGAGTGTCCATGTAGCCTTGATTAAGCGTAAAGAAAAATTAACTCAATCTAAAACTCAGATGACAATTTTAAGTTCCTCAATGTTCAACGTAATTTCAGCTAGAGTGGGCATGTGGGTAGGACATCAAACTTAGCATAGTGTGCGtaaaaaaacaggttcagtcgCTATAAATGAATAAGTTCACAATCGAACTGATTTCAGATGCACAATAAGATCCTGCTCAATACAATACAAATTTGCTATACATTAcacgaaagcacacaaaaacaaatttaaaaGAGGTATAGACAGTGGGTACAAGGGGTCGAAAAGTTTGTTCGTAGCCGGAGCTTGTTGTTATGCGTCCTCTGCCGTTCGCTCTTcagctttctttctctttgatGCATTTCTATGCGTCGTCGGCTCAAAAaatcgtttttctttcttttttttttgaatgcccGTCGAACCAACACCTCGTCCCGATGCACGGGGAATGCCGTGCGCGTTTGTGTGAGCGGTTTCACAAATTTCACGAAGAGTCCTTGCTCTGGCCACATGTCCCGAGCACTGCTGACACCATCAAGCTTTCGACACAGATCCAACAACCAGATTTCTGGTGGCGGCTAATATTGATGGGAAACTTGCTTCACCCTCGGGCTATTTTTACTGCGGCAGAGTACCTTTGGTCTACTGAAGGATTGCCTAAAGTGATCATGCTAAAAAACTAAACTTGCCAGTAAGTATCCTTTCCTGTCAGGTTACTTTCGTTATGGCAAAGCATTTCACTTAACACAACTTTGTCCACAACAAGAGTAACCAACGAGCTTGTGCTGGAGAACTATACTCCCCGGCAAGTGTGCTTCACTGTCAGGCTACTTTTGTTGCGGGAAAGCATATTACATAACACAAGCTAGTCTACAAGAGGAATAACCAACGGGCTTGTGCTGGAAAGCTATACTCCCTGACAAGCGTGCTTCAC
The sequence above is drawn from the Rhipicephalus microplus isolate Deutch F79 chromosome 3, USDA_Rmic, whole genome shotgun sequence genome and encodes:
- the Tpst gene encoding tyrosylprotein sulfotransferase yields the protein MRSAVLLPRPTRRWVVLCAACLLAAFLCYTFLGSCRSGNLNFTYVPPERFVWGRNMEKIHYDRHMPLIFIGGMPRSGTTLIRVLLDAHPDVRCGEETRIIPRLLSLKQQWSKSPTEVQRLIEGGITDDVMDAAMTAFILEVIVRHGKPAPRLCNKDPFTLRAAVYLHKLFPQAKFLLMIRDGRAVVHSIITRKVTITGYDLSDYRQCLKRWNAAMYSMYNQCQQLGPSICMPVYYEQLVLHPKPWLQRILAFLDVPWNDSVLHHEQIINQSGISLSKLERSTDQVIKPINLEALSKWVGQIPEDVVRDMAKVAPMLSELGYDPMANPPNYGRPDSFVLNNTLQIKRETAEWRARELELAQHRDAIRRGAIRRKVEEDAFIRTPTP